A single Endozoicomonas sp. NE40 DNA region contains:
- a CDS encoding serine acetyltransferase: protein MYTFKEYLIYEVLKPKDKFSWKKVLKRIQNSREANYIFWYRAAYVLYRKNNFLAEKLSKKINKRIKFKYCCDIHRESSIDIGFRIGHLSGIVINPKTKIGKNCEIRQNTTIGTIDDANSEGVVIGDDVNIGANTCIIGDGIEIGDNVTLGAMSFVNKDIESNTVFITKKESITKQKNSTHITNGSSSFRASPSTRRRRRRRG, encoded by the coding sequence ATGTATACTTTTAAAGAGTACTTAATCTATGAAGTATTAAAACCAAAAGATAAATTTTCTTGGAAAAAAGTTTTAAAGAGAATACAGAATAGCAGAGAGGCCAATTATATATTTTGGTATCGTGCTGCATACGTTCTATACCGGAAAAATAATTTTTTAGCAGAAAAACTTTCTAAAAAAATCAATAAAAGAATAAAATTTAAGTATTGTTGTGATATTCATAGGGAAAGTAGCATAGATATTGGCTTTCGTATTGGACATTTATCAGGAATAGTTATTAATCCTAAAACAAAAATTGGTAAAAATTGTGAAATACGTCAAAACACAACAATTGGAACAATAGATGATGCCAATTCAGAAGGTGTTGTAATTGGCGATGATGTAAATATCGGAGCAAATACTTGTATAATTGGTGACGGTATTGAAATTGGTGATAATGTTACGCTAGGAGCAATGAGCTTCGTAAATAAAGATATAGAATCAAATACAGTTTTTATCACGAAAAAAGAATCAATTACGAAACAAAAAAATAGCACGCACATAACAAATGGTTCCAGTTCGTTCCGGGCTTCGCCCTCCACCCGACGCCGCCGTCGGCGGCGCGGCTGA
- a CDS encoding serine acetyltransferase — translation MYTFKEYLIYEVLKPKDKFSWKKVLKRIQNSREANYIFWYRAAYVLYRKNNFLAEKLSKKINKRIRFKYCCDIHRESSIDIGFRIGHLSGIVINPKTKIGKNCEIRQNTTIGTIDDANSEGVVIGDDVNIGANTCIIGDGIEIGDNVTLGAMSFVNKDIESNTVFITKKESITKQKNSTHITNGSSSFRASPSTRRRRRRRG, via the coding sequence ATGTATACTTTTAAAGAGTATTTAATCTATGAAGTATTAAAACCAAAAGATAAATTTTCTTGGAAAAAAGTTTTAAAGAGAATACAGAATAGCAGAGAGGCCAATTATATATTTTGGTATCGTGCTGCATACGTTCTATACCGGAAAAATAATTTTTTAGCAGAAAAACTTTCTAAAAAAATCAATAAAAGAATAAGATTTAAGTATTGTTGTGATATTCATAGGGAAAGTAGCATAGATATTGGCTTTCGTATTGGACATTTATCAGGAATAGTTATTAATCCTAAAACAAAAATTGGTAAAAATTGTGAAATACGTCAAAACACAACAATTGGAACAATAGATGATGCCAATTCAGAAGGTGTTGTAATTGGCGATGATGTAAATATCGGAGCAAATACTTGTATAATTGGTGACGGTATTGAAATTGGTGATAATGTTACGCTAGGAGCAATGAGCTTCGTAAATAAAGATATAGAATCAAATACAGTTTTTATCACGAAAAAAGAATCAATTACGAAACAAAAAAATAGCACGCACATAACAAATGGTTCCAGTTCGTTCCGGGCTTCGCCCTCCACCCGACGCCGCCGTCGGCGGCGCGGCTGA